GCCGCTGCCGACATTACTATATACTATATAAATCGAGAGTTTCAGCAATTATCCGAAAATGAACGGTATGAGGGCCGGTAGCGGCGGTATTCCGTATATGGAGTGGGTGTTTCTGAGGTAAAAATCTACCGGGAGATGACAATCTCGAGATAGGTCGAGTCGGTCGCGTACTCGGTGACCGCTTCGTGGACCCACTGCGGGTCGAACGTCGTCTCGATCCGTTTCTGTCTGCCGCCCCGGCCCTTCGATTCGATCCACGTCTCGACGAGCCCCATCGTCTCGAGGTCGGTGACGATGGTTTGAATAGTACGTGAGCCGAGCTGTAACTCCTCGGGGTGGCGGTCCCGGTGGAGATAGTCGTGGATCTCGCCCGTCGTAACGGGCTGTTTGATCCCGTCGGCGCCGTTCCAGGCAGTGCTCCCCGTCAGCACCAGAAAATGATTGACCGGGAGATCACACAGTTTCTCGATGGTCGCCGCCTTCTCGGTCGTCCCAAGGGTCGCGTCGATGCAGTCGATCGTCAGCCAATTGCGCCCGCACTCGCTTGCGTGCTCGCCGGCCTGGCGGAACAGCCGCAGCGCCTTCCGAGCGTCGCCCCACCGCCGGGCGGCCTCGCGGACGCCGTACTCAAAGACAGCGTCGGGCACCGCCCCGTCCCGGAACGCCCGCGCGAGACGTGGCTCAAGGACTACTCTCAGCTCGCGTTCGCCGTACGGCGGGAAGCAGACCGCCTCGTCGCTCATTGCGCTCTCGACGCGGCTGTCCAGGTGGAGATCGACCTCGAGTAGTTCGTTGCTCACCGGCCACACCGAGAGGTCGATCCCCCGTTTCAGCTTCCCCTCGCCGCGCAGCAGCCGGTAGAAGAAGTCGTTGGGGTCGTAGTTCGCGTCGTGGCGGATGTGGTCGATCTCGTCCAGGATCAACACGGTCCAGTCGGGGTAGTCCTCGAGCGCGGTCCAGATGCCCGCGAACACGCCGTCCAACCCCTCGTAGGCGCCTTTCTTCTCACCGGTGAGTTCGGCGAGGATCTCGTTGGCCGCGCTGAACAGCGTCCGGCACTCCTTGAGGTTGACGTACTCGACGGCGACCGCGTCGGTGCGGGCGGCGAACTCCCGGGCGACCCGTCTCGTCGTCAGCGTCTTGCCCGTCCCCGGTGGGCCGTAGATCGCGACCGTCGGCGGGAGGTAGCCGTCGTGGACGCCGTTGAGCAGCCGCGCCAGCTCGCGTTCCTGGTCCTTGCGGGCGTGGATCTCCGGAGGGTCGGCGAGCGGATCGAGGACGCCCTTGTCGATGAAGGGGCTGTCGTCGGGCGCCGTCGCGGCGAAGAGGTCGTCGTACTTGCTCATCACGTGGTCGGCGAGAGTAGCCGTGGACCACTTATGAATCCATCCTTGGGTGGGAGTCTCATCCCGGTGGGTCGCGTGATCGCCACTGGGTGGCCGTCGGCTGGACCCGACCGGCCCACCGCCGCACGCCCGCCCCGCGGGCGTCGACTACGGCTCGAGCGGGAGCGGCTGGCTGTGTGGCAGATCGGTCAGAAACGGTTCGAGGGCGGCGTCCTCAAGGACGACCTCCCCGCGTGCCCGGTCGTACTCGATCACGCCGTGGGCAGCCAGCCGCGGGAGGTGGTCGTGGACCAGCCGGAGCTCGGCGCGGTCCCGGGCGGGCGCGCCGGCCCGCGTTCGCCGGGCCGCGAGCTGGGCGGCCAGGGCGTCTACCGTGACGTGGTCGTCGGTATCGAACAGTGCTGCGAGGACGTGCTGGCGCTCGGTGTCGGCCAGGAGCGCGACCGTCTCATGACTGTCCATGGGCGCCGTCGGGAGAGCACACGAAAAAGGCCCGCTCCAAAGAACGTAGGCGCCGTTCCGTGAACGGTTCAGCTCGCGAACCCGTCGGTGCCGTCCTGGGCCACCCGACAGCCCCTTCCTGGCCAGCCGGTGGGTCCCTGATCCGCGAGCGGTCGGCGCCACCCCTGCTCGAGACCAGGCTCCGGCCGCGCGTCGGCCACCGATCGAGACCCGGCGCTCGGTGCCCAAGCTGTCGTCTCCCCTCGCGGACAGCGCCGGTCGCGGCCGTCGGAATCGTCACAGGAAATAGTGAAATTTAAACGAACGGGGTCGAAAGATACGGATGGCGTGTGACGGAGCGATCCAACGCGCGCTTCCTTCCACCATCCCATTTCACTGGCGCCCGGCGAGGGTACCGATGCAACCTGTTCCCGAGGAGCGCCCGCCGTCTCCGAACCGGCGGCGTGCCGACCGGGCGCCCGTATCGTGTTCGGCCTGTGACGTCCTCCCACGACTGAAGCCGTGGGCTTCCGCTATATTTGTGTCATTGCAGCAGCGTGGCCCCGGTCGTCACGGACGGCGGTGGGCACATCTGCCAGCCATCACAGCGCCCCACTGGCTTTTCGTCGGTGAGACATCCCGGGAGCAGCCGGTCGGCTCACACACCAGCCGCTATGGAGCCTCGCTCCGGTGACCGACTCGGAAGACAAGCCCTGAGGGGTCCTCTGTGATCGCGTGAGAACGAGTGGGAGACGGTCGTCCGGTAGCGGAGTCGAAGGCGGCCGACGCCCGCCCGACGACGGGTGTCTGGGCCAACATGGTCTCCGGACGCCGGGCGGTGGAGACCGACACCCGCGTGGCCGTCTTCGGTTTCGCTCACCCGCAGACTGGGGGAGTCGGGGACGAGCGGTTAGGCGTCGTCCTCGTCGCCCAGCGCGTCGTCCTCCGTCTCGAGATCGTCATCCTCCTCGTCGTCCTCCTCAAGGTCGTCATCGCCGTTTTCGTCGAGCTCGTCGTCTTCGTCGTCGAGGGCGTCGTCCTCATCGTCTTCCTCGAGGTCATCGTCCGCTTCGTCGTCCTCCTCGAGGTCGTCATCCTCCTCGTCGTCCTCGTCGAGCTCGTCGTCTTCGTCGTCGAGGGCGTCGTCCTCGCCCTCCTCGTCGAGATCGTCATCCTCCTCGAGGTCGTCGTCACCGTTTTCGTCGAGGTCATCGTCCTCGTCCTCGAGGTCGTCCTCGGCGGGATCGTCCTCTGGCTCCTCCTCTTCCTCATCGCCACATCCGGCCAGGGCGACCGCGGCACCGGTTCCAGCGAGCGCTACGAACCGTCGTCGGTTCAGCGAGTTCTCTGACATATTCCAGCCGGAGAGATTTCGGGATAACATATAGAGGTGTACGTCTGACGGGCCGATCAGTGTATTTATATATCCATTGCAAGATCCGATCCGTGAGCGTCCGTCACGGCTGTTATCGGTCGCACCTACCGGTCACTGGGGATCCTCGCCGGAATGCGCTTCCCGGCGGGGCCCCCTCCCCGTGACGCGGCGGTCGCTGAGCGTCCCTTCCATGTCGTCGGCGAGGGAGTCATCTCGGGGTAGCTAACCGGCCCCCAAGGTCGGCGTTCTCGGCGGGGCTGTGTCCGGCGCTCCATCCGGGATGCCAGCGCAACACGGGTGGGTCCGGGTTTTCGAGCACGGCTCCTCTGCGAAAGGCCTCTCGAGCGTTGACTCGCCCTGACCGGACGACCGGGGGGCAAAACATGGCAGCCAAGGAACCAACAAGCGTGATCAGACGCAACCGCGTGGCGTCAGTCGTATGTTAGTCAGTAGTCCTTTCCCTTCCGGTCACGGGACTTCTCGGCGAAGGTCTCCGGTCCCCGTGTGTACGTGTCGGCTTCCGCTTCATAAGCTGGGTAGTTCACAGTACCCCTGCCTCGAGAATGACATACAGCGACACGACCAACCCGGCGAGCCCTGCGATCAGTTCCTGTTTCTCGGTTGGTAACTCCATAGTGAGAGATAGAGTGTCTCTGTACAATAATCCGCCGATCGCTGGAGCAAGTACAGTTCGGGTCGGCCGCTACGGAGGGAACCGCCCTGTAGTGGTGTATGTCTCTCGTTCGATGCGGCCGACTCGAAAGGCCACCGGCCCGGCAGCGTTGCGTACACAGCATACGACGTGTCCCGAAACAGGGCGTCGTTACCGGTAGGTGTCGATTGAGATCCCGTTTGCAGGAACAGAACAACCGTGGAACTGGTAGGATCTGAGTACTAATCAGTGTATGTGGTAATGAACGCCGTATGGACAGACGACATGTCCTGCTCGGTAGTGGTACCGCGCTCGCGACCGTCCTCGCCGGCTGCTCTGGCAGTATGAGCGGCCGGGAAGAGGCGGCGAGCGACGAGAAACGTGAGACGGATGACTCGAAGACAAAGAGGGACGACGAGCAGTCCAAGACGAAAGAGGACGACGAGAAGCGCTCCGACGAGAAGCCCGACAAACAGAAGGAGGAGGCCAAAATCCCTGGCTTCGACCGCGCGAAGTGTTACGTCGAGAGCGATGTCGTTCGGATCAAGGAGATAGCCTACTCCGACCGGTGTCTGGATCTGCAGGTGATGCTGAAAACGTCCGACCGAGAGACGCTCCGCAAGGAGCTCCGCGCACTCGCGCCCGGGCTTGCACGTGGGATTCGTGACGCCGAAGCGTTCCTCGCGGAGGTCAAAGAGATCAAATTCACCCTCTACGACAAGCACAAGAACCGGCTCGTCGCGCTCTACCTCGACGTCGCCAGACTCCGCAAGTACCTCGACGGTGACCTCACGAACGACGAGCTCGTCGATCGACTTCTCGACGGCCTGGACCACCGCTAACCCTCGCTTGGCCCTCTCTGCCACGCTTTGGGTGGCTGTGATCCGGTCCTGAGCGGCCTCTTCTGTCACGAGGCCCACACCGATACGAACGGATCGGCGTCCCTACGGACTCGGTCGGCACGACGCCGGTCACGTTTCGATTCACCGCCCTCGATGAGTAACCCGAGTCCGGCTCGGTCTCTGTCGACCGGCCTCAGCGGCCCGGACCGAACGAGGATGCGTGTCATCCCTGGAACGCTGCCACCGGTTCGGCTCGGTCGAGCCGCGTCCGGGGTGTCGCCGACGCGGTAACGACATACTAACAATACTCCAGTCGGCTGTACGCCGTGCTATATCAGTTGTATGGATCGTCCTCGGTTGGTGGCTGAGCAACGAGCAGAGCCAGGCACAGCCGTACGCACGACTCGGGGGAGCGACGACCGTAGTCGGTCCGCCGACGGGTCGTCGTGGATCCGGATCGGAGCGATCGCCTGGCTGGTGGAGAAGCCACTCCAGAGGGGAGCCCGTCTGTCGGCTTCGAAAGGGAGTGGCAGCCGAGCGCGCAGCGCGAAAGCCAGCAGGAGGGTTAAGACGGGGTCAACATGCGCCTGAGCGATCGTCTCGTGGCGGGACGCACCATCATAGAGCTCGGCCTGACCCAGCTGCGACATACCCCCGGTCGAACCGTACTCGCGATCGGCGGCGTCGTCCTCGCGGTGCTGTCGGTAACACTGCTTGCAGGACTCGGGATCGGCGTCGTCGAGACGGGACAGGACACGTTCGACGACTCCGGACTCGAGATCTGGGTCACGGGCGGGCCCGGAGCGGAGGCGACGACCGATAACGAGGTCGTCGGGACACAGACGCTGACCGACGAGATCCGCGACCACGAGGGGGTCTCGGGGGTCGTCGGGATCGCGATGCACGAGATCTACGTCGGCCCGCAGCCCGATGAGACCGAACTGACCACTACTGTCGGCATCGAGGGCTCACACAGTCAGTTCGAGCGAGCGGATGAGATTGAAGACGGTGCAGGGATACTTTCGAGGGCCGTCGTCGTCGATCCTGCTATCGCAGAACGCCACGATCTCACGGTCGGCGATCCCGTCTATATCGGGGCAAGCCCACAGACTGTCGAGGCGTTCACCGTCGCCGAGATCGGCTCCTACGCCCAGTACACCGGGACCGAAACGGTCGCCCTCCAGCTCGGAACGCTCCAGAGAACGACTGGGACCGCCAGTGCGGACCGGGCCTCGTTCGTCGCCGTCACCGTCGCGGACGATGTTGATCAGGAGGCCGTCCAAGCCGATCTCCAGGCCGCTCACCCCGACTACGACGTCCGCAGTAGCGACGATCAGTTCGCCGCGATGGTCACCGACCAGGCGCTGGTCGTTGCAAGTGGCGTCGCCCTGGTCGGTCTCGCCGTCGTTGGCGGAATTGCTCTGACCGGCAACCTGTTCGTGTTGGTCGCCTACCAGCAACGTGAGACGCTCTCGGCGCTGCACGCGCTGGGGCTGTCGAGAGCGTTCCTTGCGGGGCTGATCGGTATCCAGGGTGCGCTCATCGGTCTCCTCGGCGGCGTCGTTGCGCTCCTGGCAACGCCCGTGCTCGCCGCCGCCCTCAATCGGCTCTCGACGGCTGTACTCGGATTCGAGCGGCTCGTCCGGACCGGGCTTGAGATCTACGTCCTCGGACTGGCGGTTGCGCTCGTCGTCGGGACGGCTGTTGCACTCGGCGCGGGCTGGTATGCCGGACGGGCGGTGACGGTTACATCGGTTAGAACGTGAGGACGCTGTTCCTGTGTCCACACGGTGCTGGTCATTCGTCTGGACAGTCGTCCACTCACCGGATCGATAGCGGTGGCGAGACTATTGGTCCAGAATCTTTAGGTTCATCGCAGCCAACTACATTGTAGAATGACTCAGTCGATCCCCACACAGTGTCCCGAATGTGGCTCTTTAGACGTGCGGGTGACGAAACTATCCCCGTCCGAGCACGACCAGGGTGACGAATGGGCCACCCGTGTCGCCTGTAGGGGATGTACGGAGTACGTCGAGTGGTTCAACTGAGCGGCTCGCTGACCAGCAGTACGATCAGCGTTGTCTCTGCTGGGGAACCGACGACGATATTCGTATAACTTTGTTAGGGACCGAACGGCAGTAAATTCGTGATCTGATCTTACCTGCTTTCTGTTCATTCCACGGGGTTGAAAACCGTATTCTGTCGTAGTCGGCCAATATAACGGAATTCCAGCCGATTCCTCATTAGCAGAACCAACTCGATTTATTCAATTATATATTATGTCCAGTTCACCTTTGAACAAGACTAATATATATCCGTGAACGGGCTAAGATTAGGTGACTGACAATCCATGCACAGAAACTCTTTCGTATATCCTCACTGTACTCTTAGGAAAACTATCTACCTTGTAATTCAGCTATAAGAAACAATGGAAAGAGAAAGACCACTCATCGATAAACAGCGTATTCGCACCATTTACTGCTATCAGTATCCTAACCAAAAGCTCAAATAATATGTCATCCAAACGCCATAAAATAACAATCAGTGCACTGGTTCTTCTAACTGCGGGTATGATTGTCAGCACAGAACTCATCACTGAGCGTCTATTTCCGGTCCTTCCAGCGTCAATAGCACTCTGTATGGGGATCATTTTAGTCGCCTACTACGGACGAGACCGGCTAGTTGGTCCCCTGCTCCTCGCTGGTATCGTCGTAAGTGTCCACCTTCTATGGATGGCAGCCTTCGGTTCGTCTATGATCGGAACGGATCCTGATAAGGTAGCTCTCTGGACACAAGCAATGATCGAGGAAGAGAGTTTGAGTGGCACACAAGAACATTCAACTTTCTATGCGGCTGCACCCGTGTTTTTGATTCTGGCTGCGTTTGCCTCGCTCATACTCGATACGACCATACGATACGGATTCTTGATCTATCCACTACTCGTCGGATTCCTTCTGCCGATGATGACTGCTGCGGTTGTTTCCCGTGTTTGGCGATCGAAGGACGCCGCGTTAGTCGCCGGAATCCTGTCAATGACAATGGCCCAGACGGTAATGTACTCCTTTACTCAGATCCCACAGAACGCAGCCGTATTCCTCTGGGCCGGATTTACACTCGCTGCGGTTCTATACCTTGCCGGTATAGTCGACAAGAATCGGTCGCTAGTACTATTGACGGTATTCCTCGGAGCAGCAATTCACACCCACAAAATTTCGGTTCTTGTCCTATTTGGCGGTGTTGCAACGTTGCTCGTTGCGACTTTCCTTCTCATGCGACTGCCAGTGGAACTCAAAGACCAAAACATCAAGCCTGCCTCGACGATGTTTGCCAGTGTCGCAATGGTCTCCGGACTCGGACTAGTTGTGCAGTGGGAGTGGATAACAGAGTATACCGATCGTGCAGTCGGACGCGTACTTGCAATGACGACAACACCTTCCGGATTAGAGGAATACGAGTATACTACAGCTCTTGCGCTTAATTCAGACGTTCTGTCTATTGCCTCCTACTCTGCACATTTGGTGGCTAGTCTCGGAGTAGCCGGAATCTGCTGGCTCATTATCGCTCGAACCGATTATTACAGAGAGCCTGTTATTGGACTCCTTTCGTTCTGTGCGTTCATCGCGGCATTAACGGTCTTTTCAGTCTTTGGACCGATCGCAAACGGACGTATCCTATTCTATGCTGAGCCACTGCTTGCGATCATCATTGGTGGAGGTATTGCAATTAAACTTGGTCCGCGAAAATCCCTCGTCGTTGTTGCAATCTTCGCGTTCATCACTCTACAGCTATTTGTCGCCCCTGCGACACCGGACTACCCAGACACTTCTCGCTCATATCTCACTGAGAACGAAGTGACCGCAAAAAGTTGGGGTGAGACGCACGGAACAGCGGGTATCTATACAGACCAGCGATACTCTCGGGAGAATCTGCCGAGCAATATCGCCCAACATGAAGACCCTGACACTTATCGATCACTTGATGATGAAATATTTGAAGGTGACCTTAATACATCAGAATACAATTGTGTAGCCTTCCGAGATCGGCCACAAGATATTCACAGCTCTGAGCACGGAACGTTCATTTGGACGTGGGATGTTGAGGGCTACGTCGCTAATAATTACGGCCAAGTACATACAACAGGTGACGTAAATCACTACTGTAGCGGTCCCTAGTCGTAGGCAGAAAACTCTGAATGGATTCGTTTATAGTAATTGAATAATAAGAATATTATTTGATCTGTTATTACTAATAGCATATGTTTTCACAGGTGCTTTGTGAAGAAATAAGGCACTCAATGGTTCTTCCCTTATTTAACCATAATTTCTCCACTCATACATCATATTTACATCTCTTGCTACTGTCCAAAAGATAAATGTGTGTTCAATATCATTACTGAGTATGGCTGATGATCCGGAGAATCTAATTGACGTTCCCGTAGCGAAGCGGGCAAAGGGAATATTCAACTGGTATCAGGGTTCACGAATGGAGGATTTCGATACGTTGATTGGAAATCACCACACCGGTGGAGGAAGGGCAGCATCAGTTGCCTGTGGTGATGGTCAATTCGAAGCACAGTATCTCGATAATCGATTCGAGGAGATTATCGGCGTTGAATTCGATAATGAGCGGGTACAGACGGCTAAAAGTCGGGGAGTTGATACGATTTGCCAAGCGGTGCCTCCCCTTCCGTTCGAGGATTGGTCTCTTGACGCGGTCGTCTCGTTAAGTTCAGTTGAACATTTTCCGGATGAACGCCAGTACGTAGAGGAGGTCGTTCGATGTCTTCGCCCTGGTGGAACCTTCTATCTCAACATGCCGATTGAGGTTGGAATTGGCGGATTGTTGCGCTTCTTTGGAAAAAACGTCGTCCATCCCACTTGTAGCAAGTATCCGGATTCGTGGCGCCGGTTCATTGATTACTCGATAGAAGAGTTCCGTAAGCAGACCCCGCGGGATAAACACGGAACGGGTCATAGGTATTATAATTATACCTATCTCGTCGATGACCTCAGAGAACTGTTTGACGAAGTAGAAATATATGGGTGGCCAAACCGATGGGCAGGCCCCTGTAACGTGGCCTATTTCGCTCGAGCGACGAGACCGCAAAAGAGGCTTATAAATGGGTAATTAAAATATTGGATTTAATGGATAGTGACTTTTATAAATAATTTTAATTCGGTCTAATCATAATTGAAATGACGCCCAATTAGATCGCTGTCAGATTTTATTTCATATCAGAATTCTATAAACTAAGACTTGGTTACAGAAAAGGAGCAAAGGGCCGTGTTGAATCGCCATAAGGAGGTGGAATTCACTGTTTCACGGCTCGCTTGATGTTATAGACGACACATATCAGGGCGGTTTCTCGGAATTCACGGAACCAGGACCGCGCTTGCACGGCAAAGTTGAGTGAGCGCTTGATAGCCGAATTCACTGTTTCAGTCATAGAGTACTGATTGTAGCGTTGTTCGTCAATTCTGGCGTTGTGCGCGTGATCGTAGAACGCGAAGATACGATGTTTGATTAGCGGTCTAATATCGAAATCACGTAGCACTTCACGGAATGATTGTTTGTCGTAGCCCTTATCGGCGGTGACCTTTCGGGGCGGCGGATTCGTCTCTATCGGCAGTAACGTTTGAGCAACCGGTACAACTTCCCCAATGAGGCGAGATTTGGGTCATGAACAACTGAAGTCTCCCGCTTCAAGACCTTCGATTTAGCGAACCATTCCGCCGCCGTCTAGTGATTCAACACAGCCGAGCAAAGAGATTTCATGGGTATTTATATTTCGATAAGAGGGAAATAGAGGTGACACAGCTATCATTACTACTATGGATCTACAACGACTAATTTGGGGGGAATCACCAGAACAGCCGACAGTTCCACTCTAT
This genomic window from Natronococcus occultus SP4 contains:
- a CDS encoding Cdc6/Cdc18 family protein gives rise to the protein MSKYDDLFAATAPDDSPFIDKGVLDPLADPPEIHARKDQERELARLLNGVHDGYLPPTVAIYGPPGTGKTLTTRRVAREFAARTDAVAVEYVNLKECRTLFSAANEILAELTGEKKGAYEGLDGVFAGIWTALEDYPDWTVLILDEIDHIRHDANYDPNDFFYRLLRGEGKLKRGIDLSVWPVSNELLEVDLHLDSRVESAMSDEAVCFPPYGERELRVVLEPRLARAFRDGAVPDAVFEYGVREAARRWGDARKALRLFRQAGEHASECGRNWLTIDCIDATLGTTEKAATIEKLCDLPVNHFLVLTGSTAWNGADGIKQPVTTGEIHDYLHRDRHPEELQLGSRTIQTIVTDLETMGLVETWIESKGRGGRQKRIETTFDPQWVHEAVTEYATDSTYLEIVISR
- a CDS encoding DUF7344 domain-containing protein, whose translation is MDSHETVALLADTERQHVLAALFDTDDHVTVDALAAQLAARRTRAGAPARDRAELRLVHDHLPRLAAHGVIEYDRARGEVVLEDAALEPFLTDLPHSQPLPLEP
- a CDS encoding ABC transporter permease; this translates as MRLSDRLVAGRTIIELGLTQLRHTPGRTVLAIGGVVLAVLSVTLLAGLGIGVVETGQDTFDDSGLEIWVTGGPGAEATTDNEVVGTQTLTDEIRDHEGVSGVVGIAMHEIYVGPQPDETELTTTVGIEGSHSQFERADEIEDGAGILSRAVVVDPAIAERHDLTVGDPVYIGASPQTVEAFTVAEIGSYAQYTGTETVALQLGTLQRTTGTASADRASFVAVTVADDVDQEAVQADLQAAHPDYDVRSSDDQFAAMVTDQALVVASGVALVGLAVVGGIALTGNLFVLVAYQQRETLSALHALGLSRAFLAGLIGIQGALIGLLGGVVALLATPVLAAALNRLSTAVLGFERLVRTGLEIYVLGLAVALVVGTAVALGAGWYAGRAVTVTSVRT
- a CDS encoding class I SAM-dependent methyltransferase, with amino-acid sequence MADDPENLIDVPVAKRAKGIFNWYQGSRMEDFDTLIGNHHTGGGRAASVACGDGQFEAQYLDNRFEEIIGVEFDNERVQTAKSRGVDTICQAVPPLPFEDWSLDAVVSLSSVEHFPDERQYVEEVVRCLRPGGTFYLNMPIEVGIGGLLRFFGKNVVHPTCSKYPDSWRRFIDYSIEEFRKQTPRDKHGTGHRYYNYTYLVDDLRELFDEVEIYGWPNRWAGPCNVAYFARATRPQKRLING
- a CDS encoding transposase, yielding MPIETNPPPRKVTADKGYDKQSFREVLRDFDIRPLIKHRIFAFYDHAHNARIDEQRYNQYSMTETVNSAIKRSLNFAVQARSWFREFRETALICVVYNIKRAVKQ